In the Plectropomus leopardus isolate mb chromosome 5, YSFRI_Pleo_2.0, whole genome shotgun sequence genome, one interval contains:
- the sertad3 gene encoding SERTA domain-containing protein 2 encodes MIKKGQKRKHLPEDVEVSDRSSPIWESQRQFVFSVSLSKYQCELKLREPSLRRSVLIFNTLRQSSLEACRVPSVAMEVSQPPCSSSSVPQESIFIAAKHHSAVMCANSHSALAGCPLVSLSNLSNCAASRSPANDHSSTSNVPLLIKDEDEDWGSMSMDSDFSLSAAISSILTALDSTIDGSPQAAPRTPLRSLENLSGPSGGGEACVKQGVRGYGGSWEQQDDWRVWDSSMEVMGSSYLSDLTVEDLFQDIDTSLLERDMGMLGLRGSGGGYPTVDDLLRYLMSKTGNTP; translated from the coding sequence ATGATCAAGAAGGGCCAGAAGCGTAAACACCTACCAGAGGATGTGGAGGTTTCAGACCGGAGCAGCCCAATCTGGGAGAGCCAGCgccagtttgtgttttcagtttcactgAGCAAGTATCAGTGTGAGCTGAAGCTTCGTGAGCCCAGCCTGCGACGGTCCGTTCTGATATTCAACACACTGCGGCAGTCCAGCCTGGAGGCTTGTAGGGTGCCCTCTGTAGCCATGGAGGTGTCACAACCACCTTGTAGCTCCTCGTCTGTACCACAGGAGAGTATTTTCATTGCAGCAAAACACCACTCTGCAGTGATGTGTGCTAACAGCCACTCAGCTCTTGCTGGCTGCCCTCTGGTTTCTTTAAGTAACTTGTCAAATTGTGCTGCAAGTAGGTCTCCAGCAAATGATCACTCAAGTACATCAAATGTCCCTCTGTTGATAAAAGACGAAGATGAAGACTGGGGATCGATGTCCATGGATTCTGATTTCTCCCTTTCAGCTGCCATCTCCTCCATTCTCACTGCACTGGACTCTACCATTGACGGGAGCCCGCAGGCAGCTCCAAGGACACCTCTCAGGTCTTTAGAGAACCTGTCGGGGCCCTCGGGGGGAGGTGAGGCATGTGTCAAACAGGGAGTCAGAGGTTATGGGGGAAGCTGGGAGCAGCAGGATGATTGGAGGGTGTGGGACAGCAGCATGGAGGTGATGGGGTCCAGCTACCTCAGTGATCTCACTGTGGAGGATCTGTTCCAGGATATAGACACATCCCTGCTGGAGAGGGACATGGGAATGCTAGGACTCAGAGGTAGTGGAGGTGGATACCCAACTGTGGATGACCTTTTAAGGTATTTGATGTCTAAGACAGGAAATACTCCATAG
- the kcnk6 gene encoding potassium channel subfamily K member 6 — protein sequence MHSVSRSWLLLTGFILFYVIYLLFGALVFSSIERPVEDKLRHDMEALKQEFLNQSCVNSASLEHFLAKVLKANKYGVSVLRNVSFTSNWDLASSMFFANTLVTTVGYGHTTPLSDAGKAFSILYALIGVPFTMLVLTACVQRIMYPLVLAPISVLQRAGMEPRPATVVHFVLLLVVVVLCFFVVPAAVFSAVELSWTFLDGIYFCFISLCTIGLGDFVPGTQPGQKYRQLYQVSIMVYLFVGLMMMFLLLRTFHKMADLHGLTAFLQLPHCEDSDLEEDREPIVEDKHEDQTPPYLVEKEASKPLEPGSQPSYNTINTG from the exons ATGCACTCCGTGAGCAGGTCGTGGCTGCTGCTTACAGGCTTCATCCTGTTTTATGTCATCTACCTGCTTTTCGGGGCGCTGGTTTTCTCCAGCATCGAGCGGCCGGTGGAGGACAAGCTGCGACATGACATGGAAGCCCTAAAGCAGGAGTTTCTAAACCAGAGCTGCGTCAACAGCGCGTCGCTCGAGCACTTTCTGGCCAAAGTATTGAAGGCCAACAAGTACGGTGTCTCCGTCCTCAGAAATGTCTCCTTCACGTCAAATTGGGACCTGGCATCCTCCATGTTCTTCGCAAACACTCTGGTCACCACTGTCG GTTATGGTCACACCACTCCTCTGTCTGACGCTGGAAAAGCTTTCTCCATCCTCTACGCCCTGATAGGAGTCCCCTTCACCATGCTGGTGCTCACCGCCTGCGTCCAGAGGATCATGTACCCTCTGGTCCTCGCTCCCATCAGCGTCCTGCAGCGTGCAGGCATGGAGCCTCGGCCGGCCACCGTTGTTCACTTCGTGTTGCTGCTGGTTGTGGTGGTGTTGTGCTTCTTCGTGGTGCCGGCAGCCGTGTTCAGCGCAGTGGAGCTGTCCTGGACTTTCTTGGATGGGATCTACTTCTGCTTCATCTCGCTGTGCACCATCGGACTGGGAGATTTTGTTCCGGGGACTCAGCCTGGACAGAAGTACAGGCAGCTGTACCAGGTCTCTATCATGG TCTACCTGTTTGTGGGTCTGATGATGATGTTCCTCCTCCTGCGCACTTTCCACAAAATGGCTGATCTGCACGGCCTGACTGCCTTCCTGCAGCTGCCACACTGCGAGGACTCAGACCTGGAAGAAGACCGGGAGCCCATTGTGGAGGACAAACATGAAGATCAGACGCCCCCTTACCTGGTAGAAAAAGAGGCCAGTAAGCCCCTGGAGCCAGGATCACAGCCCTCTTACAACACCATTAACACAGGCTGA